One Falsihalocynthiibacter arcticus DNA segment encodes these proteins:
- a CDS encoding phosphoglycerate kinase yields the protein MAWKTLDDMDLAQKRVLVRVDINVPVADGVVTDDTRIQRIIPTVRDILARGGKPILMAHYGRPKGQVVPEMSLRIVLPALSAALGQDVLFADGQYGAAVAAMKDGEVLLLENLRFAPGEEKNDPAFAARLAGLGDIYCNDAFSAAHRAHASTEAIARLLPSCAGRLMQAELSALEGALSTPKRPVMAVVGGAKVSTKLELLGNLVAKVDHLVIGGGMANTFLAAQGINVGKSLAEHEMTGTALEILAKAKTANCNVILPVDVVVAWEFAANTKNETVAADACPADAMILDAGPATVAIISQAMAASETLIWNGPLGAFEIAPFDTATNAAAEQAAAMTKAGNLISVAGGGDTVAALNKTGAAEDFTYISTAGGAFLEWMEGKALPGVAALEG from the coding sequence ATGGCTTGGAAAACCCTCGACGACATGGATCTCGCCCAAAAACGCGTTTTGGTCCGTGTGGATATCAACGTGCCGGTTGCCGATGGAGTCGTCACCGACGACACGCGCATTCAACGTATTATCCCCACAGTTCGCGATATTTTGGCCCGTGGCGGCAAACCCATTTTGATGGCGCATTATGGTCGTCCCAAGGGACAAGTTGTGCCTGAGATGAGCTTGCGGATCGTTTTACCCGCGCTTTCGGCGGCCCTTGGCCAAGACGTTCTATTTGCGGACGGGCAATACGGCGCGGCGGTTGCTGCGATGAAAGACGGCGAAGTTTTGTTGCTGGAAAACCTCCGGTTTGCGCCAGGTGAAGAGAAAAACGACCCTGCCTTTGCCGCGCGTTTGGCAGGACTTGGCGATATTTATTGCAACGATGCGTTTTCCGCCGCCCACCGCGCGCATGCCTCCACCGAAGCCATCGCGCGCCTTTTGCCGTCATGTGCAGGCCGTTTGATGCAGGCGGAATTGTCCGCGCTTGAGGGCGCGCTTAGCACCCCGAAACGCCCCGTCATGGCGGTTGTTGGTGGCGCGAAAGTATCTACAAAACTTGAACTTCTGGGCAATTTAGTGGCTAAAGTTGACCACCTCGTTATCGGCGGCGGCATGGCCAATACCTTCCTTGCAGCACAGGGGATCAATGTCGGAAAATCGCTGGCTGAGCATGAGATGACAGGCACGGCGTTGGAGATTTTGGCCAAGGCAAAAACCGCCAATTGTAATGTGATCCTGCCCGTAGATGTTGTGGTCGCGTGGGAATTTGCCGCGAATACAAAGAACGAAACGGTTGCCGCCGACGCCTGCCCCGCCGACGCGATGATTTTGGATGCAGGCCCCGCCACGGTCGCGATTATTTCGCAAGCTATGGCCGCCAGTGAAACCCTGATTTGGAATGGCCCCCTTGGTGCGTTTGAAATTGCACCGTTTGATACGGCGACCAATGCGGCGGCCGAGCAAGCCGCAGCCATGACCAAAGCTGGCAACTTGATCTCGGTTGCTGGCGGAGGCGACACGGTTGCCGCGCTTAACAAAACCGGAGCCGCCGAGGACTTCACCTATATCTCAACCGCGGGTGGCGCTTTTCTTGAGTGGATGGAAGGCAAAGCCCTTCCGGGCGTTGCCGCTCTCGAAGGGTAA
- a CDS encoding peptidylprolyl isomerase → MTDYKDPENTILLELKGGTVVIELLPDVAPAHVARMKELARSGAYDNVAFHRVIPGFMAQTGDVAHGNMENDFNLRRAGTGASEMPDVPAEFSKIPHARGSIGAARSANPNSANSQFFINFSDNDFLNGQYTVYGQVKSGMEHVDAIVVGEPPENPDRMISMKVAADA, encoded by the coding sequence ATGACTGATTACAAAGATCCCGAAAACACAATCTTGCTCGAACTAAAAGGCGGCACCGTCGTCATCGAATTGCTTCCTGATGTGGCACCTGCCCACGTTGCACGGATGAAAGAACTGGCGCGCTCTGGTGCCTATGACAACGTCGCGTTCCACCGCGTCATTCCTGGCTTTATGGCGCAAACTGGCGACGTGGCGCATGGCAACATGGAAAACGATTTTAACCTGCGTCGCGCTGGCACTGGTGCCTCCGAGATGCCTGATGTTCCCGCAGAATTCTCCAAAATCCCCCACGCTCGCGGCTCGATTGGTGCGGCGCGTTCGGCGAACCCAAACTCGGCTAACTCCCAGTTTTTCATCAACTTTTCCGACAATGACTTCTTGAACGGTCAATACACTGTCTATGGTCAAGTTAAGTCAGGCATGGAACACGTCGACGCAATCGTTGTGGGCGAGCCTCCTGAAAACCCCGATCGTATGATCAGCATGAAAGTTGCCGCCGATGCGTAA
- a CDS encoding peptidylprolyl isomerase produces MRNNDMIAAGLGILGVAVFGAWFMMDQTANAQTALAEDGPGPNLVIDVAGGTEGQIVIDLLSEVAPKHVERIVTLANEGAYDNVAFHRVIDGFMAQTGDVENAKMDGDLDLAGTGGSVYDDLKAEFSAETFNRGAVGMARSQSPDSANSQFFIMFAPAPHLDGQYSVVGHVIAGMDVVDAIKLGTGQGGSVSDPDYMSTVTVVE; encoded by the coding sequence ATGCGTAACAATGACATGATTGCAGCGGGTCTTGGCATTCTGGGCGTCGCTGTTTTTGGCGCTTGGTTCATGATGGATCAAACCGCAAATGCACAGACCGCGCTTGCCGAAGATGGACCGGGCCCAAACCTCGTGATTGACGTCGCTGGTGGCACCGAAGGGCAAATCGTCATCGATCTTTTGTCCGAAGTTGCCCCCAAACACGTCGAACGTATCGTGACCCTCGCCAACGAAGGCGCCTATGACAATGTGGCATTTCACCGTGTTATCGACGGTTTCATGGCGCAAACAGGCGACGTTGAGAACGCGAAGATGGACGGAGATTTGGATCTCGCGGGCACTGGTGGTTCGGTTTATGACGATCTGAAAGCCGAATTCTCGGCTGAGACGTTCAACCGCGGCGCTGTGGGCATGGCCCGTTCGCAAAGTCCCGATTCTGCGAACAGTCAGTTCTTCATCATGTTCGCCCCTGCGCCCCATTTGGACGGTCAATACTCCGTTGTCGGCCATGTGATCGCAGGTATGGACGTGGTTGACGCGATCAAACTCGGCACAGGGCAGGGCGGATCGGTTTCCGACCCTGACTATATGTCGACAGTTACCGTCGTAGAATAA
- a CDS encoding DUF3179 domain-containing protein, whose product MTPKSHLLTLVFICSASLAAANPDAWKSEWPSTDFTTTTIDDWSEILSGGPPKDGIPALSDPSFIAVSDEAKIGGKEPVITLEIKGEAPRAYPIRYLTWHEIVNDDVGDTPVAVTFCPLCNSGMVFDRRLGGDLLTFGVSGKLRNSDMVMFDRETESWWQQAIGTGIVGAHTGDELTQLPAWMEGFDQFKARNPNGLVMKEPDWPRSYGQNPYRGYDSSSQPFLYRGENPPHGISPLMRVVRVGDAAWPLDRLSEVGEVTENGVKITWREGQTSVLDKADIATSREVGSIRVKDASTGADVPHDVLFAFAFHAFWPDGKWMLK is encoded by the coding sequence ATGACGCCCAAGTCCCATCTATTGACCCTTGTTTTTATCTGCAGCGCAAGCCTTGCAGCGGCAAATCCCGATGCGTGGAAATCCGAATGGCCCAGCACCGATTTCACCACCACAACCATTGACGATTGGTCCGAAATTCTCTCTGGTGGCCCGCCCAAAGATGGCATTCCAGCTCTGTCAGATCCGTCATTTATAGCAGTTTCTGACGAGGCAAAAATCGGTGGCAAAGAGCCGGTTATCACGTTGGAAATAAAAGGGGAAGCGCCGCGCGCCTACCCAATCCGCTATCTCACATGGCATGAAATCGTCAATGATGACGTGGGCGATACCCCTGTGGCCGTGACCTTCTGTCCCCTGTGTAATTCTGGCATGGTTTTTGACCGCCGTTTGGGAGGTGACTTGCTCACATTTGGCGTGTCAGGCAAGCTGCGCAACTCGGATATGGTGATGTTTGATCGCGAGACCGAAAGCTGGTGGCAACAGGCGATTGGAACGGGCATTGTCGGCGCCCATACGGGCGACGAGCTGACGCAATTGCCCGCATGGATGGAGGGTTTCGACCAGTTCAAGGCGCGCAATCCAAATGGCCTTGTGATGAAAGAGCCAGACTGGCCGCGTAGTTATGGCCAGAATCCCTATCGTGGCTATGACAGTTCAAGTCAGCCGTTTTTATATCGGGGTGAAAATCCGCCGCATGGCATTTCGCCTCTGATGCGCGTTGTACGTGTCGGGGATGCCGCATGGCCGTTGGATCGCCTGTCTGAAGTCGGTGAAGTTACTGAAAATGGGGTCAAAATCACGTGGCGTGAGGGCCAAACCAGTGTGCTGGATAAAGCCGATATCGCCACTAGTCGCGAGGTTGGCAGCATCCGTGTCAAAGACGCAAGCACTGGCGCGGATGTGCCGCATGACGTGCTGTTTGCCTTTGCGTTTCACGCCTTCTGGCCAGACGGAAAATGGATGCTCAAATAG
- the tyrS gene encoding tyrosine--tRNA ligase: MTYHPKSEFMRVMIDRGYLADCTDYQSLDEALIAGVVPAYIGFDATANSLHVGSLIQIMMLRWLQKSGHKPIVLMGGGTTKVGDPSFRADERPLLTDDQINANIDGIKQVFSAYVTFGDGPTDAVMVNNAEWLDGLNYLEFLRDIGRHFSVNRMLAFESVKSRLDREQSLSFLEFNYMILQAYDFLELNRRYGCLLQLGGSDQWGNIVNGIDLTRRVLDHQIYGMTSPLLTTSDGKKMGKSQDGAVWLNPAMRSPYEFWQFWRNTTDADVGRFLKLYTELPIEECDRLGALEGSEINAAKILLANEVTTLAHGAEAAKTAEATAREVFEKGGIGDDLPTVTLSAEDIGDGISIVQLLVKSGLVKSGKEAKRLISENGAKVNDEALTDAGLMIDMAALAAPMKLSAGKKRHALVVAQG, encoded by the coding sequence ATGACCTACCACCCAAAATCAGAGTTTATGCGTGTGATGATCGACCGCGGCTATTTGGCCGACTGCACCGATTATCAATCGCTCGACGAAGCGCTGATCGCAGGCGTCGTTCCAGCCTATATCGGGTTTGACGCCACGGCGAATTCCTTGCACGTGGGCAGCTTGATACAAATCATGATGCTACGCTGGCTGCAAAAATCTGGCCACAAACCGATCGTTTTGATGGGCGGCGGCACGACCAAGGTTGGCGACCCTTCCTTTCGGGCGGATGAGCGGCCTTTGTTAACGGACGACCAAATCAACGCCAATATCGACGGCATCAAACAGGTGTTCTCGGCCTATGTTACCTTTGGTGACGGCCCAACCGATGCGGTGATGGTGAACAACGCCGAATGGCTTGATGGCTTGAACTATCTTGAGTTTTTACGTGACATTGGGCGGCATTTCTCGGTCAACCGTATGCTGGCGTTTGAGAGCGTGAAATCGCGCCTTGATCGTGAACAGAGTCTGAGCTTCCTTGAATTCAACTACATGATTCTCCAAGCCTATGATTTCCTTGAGCTAAACCGTCGTTACGGCTGTCTCCTTCAGCTTGGCGGGTCGGATCAATGGGGTAATATTGTCAACGGGATCGACCTGACGCGCCGCGTTCTGGACCACCAGATTTATGGCATGACGTCGCCCCTTTTGACGACGTCGGATGGCAAGAAAATGGGCAAGTCGCAAGATGGCGCGGTTTGGCTCAATCCTGCGATGCGCAGCCCGTATGAATTCTGGCAATTCTGGCGCAATACGACGGATGCTGATGTGGGCCGTTTTCTTAAGCTTTATACCGAGCTTCCGATTGAGGAATGCGACCGTTTGGGCGCCCTTGAAGGGTCCGAAATCAATGCTGCGAAAATCCTCCTCGCCAACGAAGTCACGACCCTCGCGCATGGTGCAGAGGCCGCCAAGACCGCCGAAGCGACGGCACGCGAAGTGTTTGAAAAGGGCGGGATTGGCGACGACTTACCGACCGTGACCCTGAGCGCCGAAGACATTGGCGACGGCATTTCCATCGTCCAACTTTTGGTCAAATCGGGCTTAGTGAAGTCAGGCAAAGAAGCCAAACGCCTGATCTCGGAAAACGGTGCAAAGGTTAACGACGAAGCCCTTACGGACGCTGGCTTGATGATCGATATGGCGGCGCTTGCAGCCCCGATGAAGCTGAGCGCGGGCAAGAAACGCCACGCCTTGGTTGTTGCACAAGGTTAA
- a CDS encoding cupin domain-containing protein — protein MRQPFLCLILYERLAPKPLRFLHANSRQNHRPTQPRAPPEGGYYRQTWQADNEGRAAGTCIYFLLKEGEASHWHWVDTAEIWHYYAGATLTLSIAETAQGPAIDHCLGPDVLANQTPQILVAPNHWQAARTDGAFTLVGCTVSPGFEFAKFTLAPPDFDIPRG, from the coding sequence ATTAGGCAACCGTTTCTATGCCTCATACTTTATGAACGTCTCGCCCCAAAGCCCCTGAGGTTCCTCCATGCAAACAGCCGACAAAATCATCGCCCAACTCAACCTCGCGCCCCACCCGAAGGCGGCTATTACCGCCAAACGTGGCAAGCCGATAACGAAGGTCGCGCAGCGGGGACCTGCATTTATTTTCTGCTGAAAGAGGGCGAAGCAAGCCATTGGCACTGGGTCGATACCGCCGAGATTTGGCACTATTACGCGGGGGCGACGTTAACACTTTCCATCGCCGAAACCGCCCAAGGCCCCGCCATTGACCACTGCCTTGGCCCCGACGTGCTCGCGAACCAAACCCCGCAAATTCTCGTGGCGCCAAACCACTGGCAAGCCGCCAGAACCGACGGCGCGTTTACCCTCGTCGGCTGCACCGTCTCGCCCGGATTTGAATTTGCCAAATTCACCCTCGCCCCGCCAGATTTCGACATCCCGCGCGGCTAA
- a CDS encoding ion transporter: MLRKRLEQIVNHRLFEPTIIVLVVVNAIVLALETVPQAMKFAGPFLKVMDVTILGLFVVEILLRLSVDCRGFWRDPWRIFDFTIVAVALLPAVGPLAVLRAFRILRVLRLVSTVPSMRRVVNGLMQALPGMGAIVLLLGLIFFVFAVISTKLYAVAFPDWFGTLGASAYTLFQIMTLESWSMGIVRPVMEIYPWSWVLFVPFIVMTAFAVLNLFIGVIVDAMQSQQSAEAHDEREAMSAETSMILQEVRALRAEVAALQRVRAAE, translated from the coding sequence ATGCTTCGCAAACGACTTGAGCAAATTGTAAATCATAGGCTGTTTGAGCCGACGATTATTGTGTTGGTGGTGGTGAATGCGATTGTTTTGGCGTTGGAAACCGTGCCCCAAGCGATGAAATTTGCTGGACCGTTTCTAAAAGTGATGGATGTCACTATTCTTGGGCTGTTTGTCGTTGAAATTTTGCTGCGGCTTTCCGTTGATTGTCGGGGATTCTGGCGCGACCCTTGGCGTATCTTTGACTTCACGATTGTTGCGGTTGCCTTGCTGCCTGCGGTTGGACCGCTGGCTGTTTTGCGGGCGTTCCGTATTTTGCGGGTTTTGCGCTTGGTTTCGACCGTGCCGTCGATGCGCCGCGTGGTGAATGGGCTTATGCAGGCCCTGCCGGGGATGGGGGCGATTGTCCTGTTATTGGGGCTTATCTTCTTTGTTTTCGCGGTTATTTCGACAAAACTTTATGCCGTGGCCTTTCCAGACTGGTTTGGGACGTTGGGCGCTTCGGCCTATACGCTGTTCCAGATAATGACGCTTGAGAGCTGGTCGATGGGCATTGTGCGCCCCGTCATGGAGATTTACCCGTGGTCGTGGGTGTTATTTGTGCCGTTTATCGTGATGACGGCCTTTGCGGTCTTGAACCTGTTTATTGGTGTGATTGTGGATGCAATGCAGTCGCAGCAGAGTGCGGAGGCGCATGATGAGCGTGAGGCGATGTCGGCGGAAACCTCGATGATCTTGCAGGAAGTGCGGGCATTGCGCGCAGAGGTGGCGGCGCTTCAAAGGGTTCGGGCGGCGGAATAA
- the eno gene encoding phosphopyruvate hydratase, translating to MTTIIDIFAREILDSRGNPTVEVDVTLEDGTMGRAAVPSGASTGAYEAVEMRDGDKSRYMGKGVLNAVAAVNGEIAEALVGWDATEQEAIDATMIELDGTPNKARLGANAILGVSLAVAKAAAEASGQPLYRYIGGTSARVLPVPMMNIINGGEHADNPIDIQEFMIMPVSATNIRDAIRMGAEIFHTLKKELSDAGYSTAIGDEGGFAPALSSTRDALDFILKAIEKAGYKPGEDIYLALDCAASEYYKDGKYEMKGEGISLTSAENVAYLAKLAADYPIISIEDGCDEDDWDGWKLLNDTIGDKIQLVGDDLFVTNPERLAMGIERGSANAMLVKVNQIGTLSETLKAVDMAHRARMTNVMSHRSGETEDATIADLAVATNCGQIKTGSLSRSDRLAKYNQLIRIEEALGETAVYAGLSILK from the coding sequence ATGACCACGATCATCGATATCTTTGCCCGCGAAATTCTCGACAGCCGGGGCAACCCCACCGTTGAAGTCGACGTCACCCTCGAAGACGGCACAATGGGCCGCGCGGCTGTCCCTTCTGGCGCTTCCACTGGTGCTTACGAAGCTGTTGAAATGCGCGACGGCGACAAATCCCGCTATATGGGCAAAGGCGTTTTGAACGCGGTTGCTGCGGTTAACGGCGAAATCGCCGAAGCCCTCGTTGGTTGGGACGCCACCGAACAAGAAGCCATCGACGCGACCATGATCGAACTCGACGGCACCCCAAACAAAGCCCGCCTCGGCGCCAACGCCATCCTCGGCGTTTCCCTCGCAGTTGCAAAAGCCGCCGCCGAAGCTTCCGGCCAACCCCTCTACCGCTATATCGGAGGCACCTCCGCGCGCGTTCTGCCCGTACCCATGATGAACATCATCAATGGCGGCGAGCATGCCGACAACCCAATCGACATCCAAGAATTCATGATCATGCCGGTTTCCGCGACCAACATCCGCGACGCCATCCGCATGGGCGCTGAAATCTTCCACACGTTGAAAAAAGAACTTTCCGACGCGGGCTACAGCACAGCAATCGGCGACGAAGGCGGCTTCGCACCAGCCCTCTCTTCTACCCGCGACGCGCTTGATTTCATCCTTAAAGCGATTGAAAAAGCAGGCTACAAACCCGGCGAAGACATCTACCTCGCGCTCGATTGCGCCGCGTCTGAATACTACAAAGACGGCAAATACGAGATGAAAGGCGAAGGCATTTCGCTCACCTCCGCTGAAAACGTCGCCTACCTCGCCAAACTCGCCGCCGACTACCCGATCATCTCGATTGAGGATGGCTGTGACGAAGACGATTGGGACGGCTGGAAGCTTCTCAACGACACCATTGGTGACAAAATCCAACTCGTGGGCGACGATCTTTTCGTGACCAACCCCGAGCGCCTCGCAATGGGCATCGAACGCGGTTCCGCAAACGCGATGCTGGTGAAAGTGAACCAAATCGGCACGCTTTCCGAAACATTGAAAGCCGTCGATATGGCCCACCGCGCCCGCATGACCAACGTCATGTCGCACCGCTCTGGTGAAACCGAAGACGCCACAATCGCCGACCTCGCGGTTGCCACAAACTGTGGCCAAATCAAAACCGGCTCCCTCTCGCGCTCCGACCGTCTGGCAAAATACAACCAGCTGATCCGCATCGAAGAAGCCCTCGGCGAAACCGCCGTCTACGCGGGCCTCTCGATCTTAAAATAA
- a CDS encoding Fur family transcriptional regulator translates to MTDTILLRCEAHGLRLTDQRRVIAGVLEDATDHPDVEELYARAVKLDPRISIATVYRTVKLFEESGILEKHEFGDGRARYEAADRDHHDHLIDMNSGRVIEFVDPDIEALQEKIAQKLGYELRGHRLELYGVPLKKN, encoded by the coding sequence ATGACAGACACAATTCTACTCCGCTGCGAAGCACACGGCCTGCGCCTAACCGACCAACGCCGCGTAATCGCTGGTGTTCTAGAGGATGCGACCGACCATCCCGACGTCGAAGAACTCTACGCGCGAGCGGTGAAACTCGACCCGAGAATCTCCATCGCCACGGTCTATCGTACCGTCAAATTGTTTGAGGAAAGCGGTATCCTTGAGAAGCACGAATTCGGCGATGGCCGCGCCCGTTACGAGGCCGCCGACCGCGACCACCACGACCACCTGATCGACATGAACTCAGGCCGTGTGATCGAATTTGTCGATCCCGACATCGAAGCCCTACAAGAGAAAATCGCCCAGAAACTCGGCTATGAATTACGCGGCCACCGCCTCGAGCTCTACGGCGTCCCGCTCAAGAAAAACTAG